From the Thermoanaerobaculia bacterium genome, the window CCGGAACCGTGCTGCTCGCCGCGGCGGCATGCGCGTCGCGGCGGACCTCGGCCCCGGCGCCGGGGCAGGGCGGGGCGACGGCCGCGGCCCGGCCTTCGCCGCCGTCCGCGATCGCTCTTCCTCCCATCGCGCCTCCCGTACTCCGCATCGGGCTTTCGAGCGACGTGGCGGAATTCGCCCTTCCCGCTCCGGGCGCGCCCTGGATCGTCTCGGGCGGCGGAGAGACGGTCCTGATCGCCGGGCCGGTCTCGTTCCGCGCGCTGGGCGGCGGATCGGTCGTGCGCATCCAGACGGGAGCGTTTTCCGAGGAGGCGACGGCGCGAGCGGCGGCCGCCGACGTCGCCCGGCGGACCGGCCTCGAGGCCTCCGTCGCCTTTTCCGCGGAGAAGGGCCTCTACCGGGTCCGGGCCGGAACCTGGCCGGACGCCGCCGCGGCGCAGGACGGCCTCGCGAAGCTGCACGCCGCCGGGATCGACGGGATGCCCGTCTCGGAGCCTTCCGGAGCGGCGGCGATTCTCGTCCGCGACGGAGCGGGCCGCGAGAGGAGCATCGGGGGCGCCTCCGTCGACGTCGCTCCCGGAACGCCGGAGTTGTGGGTCGTCGTCGGCGGCAAGCCGTATCGCGGCCGCGTTCGCCTGGTCGTCAACCCGCGCGGGGCGCTGAACGTCGTGAACGTGGTGAACGTCGAGGACTACCTCCGGGGCGTCGTGCCGGCGGAGATGGGCCCGAAGCGATTCGACGAGATCGAAGCGCTGAAAGCTCAGGCCGTCGCGGCGCGAACCTACGCGATCGACAACGCCGACGGCTTCGCGGCCGAGGGCTACGACCTCTGTGCGACCCCGAAATGCCAGGTGTACGGCGGGATCGAGGCCGAAGATCCCCTGACCGATCTCGCCGTCGAGCAGACCCGGGGCCGGATCGCGACGTTCCGGGGAAAACCGATCCACGCCCTCTTCACCTCCACCTGCGGCGGCGCCACCGAGGACGCGCGGCTGATCTTCCCGGGCATGGCGGCGCCGTATCTCGCGGGCGTGATCTGCGGCGAGCAGGAAAAATCGATGTTCGACGGCGCCCGGGTTCCGAAGGCCTCGCGCGGCCGAGTCCTGACGGCGCTCGAATGGCGAGGCTGGGTCCTCGAACGACTCGCCGCCGCCCGGAGAGGTCGCGGACGCGCCGGAATCTGGGAAGAGGCCTTCCGCCTCGCCGGATTCAAACCGCGGGGAGGTCCGCCCGCGTCGCTTTCGCCGGGGGCCGTCTACCCGGCGGTTCTCGCGGGTTTTGGACTCGCCGACGATCGGGACGTCCATCTGACGAAAGTCGACGTCGATTACGCGGCCGGACCGCCCGATCCCGCGGCGATGCTCGCGGCCGACGCCCGCGCGGCCTACGAGACGATTTCGCGGCTCCGGATCGGCGACGGAGCGGGGCTTCCCGCGCCGTCGCGGACGATGTCCGAGGCGGAGTTCGGAGGACTGCTGTTTTCGGTCGCGCTGCGGCTGGGAGGGGTCGTCGAAACGACCGGGCGTCTCGCCCGCCGCGACGGCGGAGCCTTCGTCGTCAAGACTCCTTCCGGTCGCGTCGCCGTTCCCGCGGAGACCACGATCGAGCTCGCGCGCGGAGTCGACGGAAAATACTACCCGGCTTCCGAAATCGCGCTCACGTCCGGGGACGCCGTCGGATTCTGGAAGCGCGGGACGGAGGTCCTCGCCTTCTGGGCGGTCGAATCGCCGGGCGGGGGAACGTTCGAAAAGGAGTCCTCCTGGACGGAGTGGGTGCGCCGCGTTCCGGCGCGGGTCCTCGCGCAGCGTCTCGGAAGCCGGCTCGGCGGCACGGAAGTCCGCTCGGTCGACGTGCGCCGCCGCGGCCGCTCCGGGCGCGTCGTCGAGGCCGCGATCGCGACGGAGAAGGGCTCCGTCACGCTCTCCGGGTTCGACATCCGGCAGGCGCTCGAGCTCCCCGAGCTGATCTTCACCGTCGAAAAGGCCGCGGCGGCCGACGGCTCGCCGGAATTTCTCTTCGTCGGCCGCGGGTGGGGCCACGGCGTCGGACTCTGTCAGAACGGCGCGTACGGGATGGCGCTGGCGGGGTCGACGTTCGAGGAGATCCTGAAACACTATTACTCCGGAATCGACGTCACCGCGTACCCGCCGGCTCCCCCCTCCGGACCCGCCGCTCCGCCGTCGTCCCCTCCGTCCGTTCCGCCGGCGGCCCCGTCCCCGGTCCCCCCGGCGGCGCCTCCTCCGGCCGGTTGATCCTCGCGGCCGCGCCGGATGTAACCTTCCGGGAGGGGTCGTCGTTCTATTCGGGGAGAACGGCGATGGTTCTCGGGAGGCGGGAATGAGCCTCCAGATGGTTCGCAGATCGATCCTGGGCGGAGCGGCGGCGGCCGCGATCCTGTTCGGCGGGCTCTGGGCCGGCCGTCTCGCGGCGGGTCCGCTGGGCCGGGCCCGGAACTTCTCGGCGGACCGGATCTTCGCGCGCGTCGCCGACCGGCTCGATCTGTCGGACTCCCAGCGCGACCAGATCAAGGGCGTGCTCAAGGGGCACAAGGACGCGATCCTGACGAACATCCGATCGGTCCGGGCGGCGCGGCTGGCCCTCCGCCGGGCGATCGAAGCCGAGACGATCGACGAAGGCGCGATCCGCCGGAAGGCCGCCGATCTCGGCCGGGCGGAAGGGGAGGCCGCCGTTCTGCGCGCGCAGATCAAGGCGGAGATCCTGCCGGTCCTGAACGACGACCAGAAGGAAAAGCTCGCGGCATTCCGCTCCCACGCCGAAGGAACGGGAGATCGCGTCGCCGCTTCGGTCCAGGAGTTCCTGTCGAAGTGAAGATCTCCCAGGCGCCCTGTTCCGATTCGGATCTCGCCCGCCGGGCGCGCGACGGAGAGGTCTGGGCGTTCGAGCAGCTCGTCCGCCGTCACGCCGCGATGGCGATCGGCGCGGCCGCGCGGATCACCAGGGACGCCGGCCTCGCGGAGGACGCCGCGCAGGAGGCGTTCTGGAAGGCGTATCGGGCGCTGCCGTCCTATCGCGAGGAACAGAACTTCGGCGGCTGGCTGCGGCGGATCGCCGTCCGCTGCGCGCTCGACATTCTCCGGCGCCGCCGCCCGGAAGGGCCGCTCACCGGATTCGAGCGCGCGCCCGGAGCGGAGGAGCGGGCGATCGAAACCCGGAGCCGGCTCGCCCACGCGCTCGCGCGGATCGCTCCGCTCGACCGCGAGATCCTGCTCTCCGTCAAGGCGGAGGGGAAGTCGATCGCGGACGTCGCGAGCCAGCTCGGCATCTCCGCCGTCTCGGCCCGCGTCCGCCTCCATCGAACCCGGATGAAGCTGAAGAAGATCCTTCGGGAGGAGTCATGAGTCCCTGCCGCCGCGTTTCCGCCGCGCTTCGCGCCGGCGTTCCCCTCGCCCCGGATGCCGAGCAGCATCTCTTCGGGTGCGACCGCTGCCGCCGCGTGGCCCGGACGGAGAGAATCCAGCGCGAAATCGAAATGTTCGCCCGGCCGCCCGCGATCGAAGCGCCGGTCCCTCCCGACTTCGTCGCGCGGGTGATGCGCGGGCTTCCCCGCCCGCGCGCGTTCCCGCCGATCGCCGGCGTCTGGAAGTGGGCCGCCGCCCTGGCGATGTTCTCCGCCGCCGCCGGCTACGGTTACGCGGTCTGGGCCGAGACGATCTCCGCGGGACAGCAGGTCGCTTCGACGTCCTCGGCGCCGGTCGAGGAGGCCGCCGTCCTCAATTTCTGAACCGGCCGGGAGGATCCGATCGGCCGTTTTTCCCGTATAGTGGAGAAAACGGGAGAAAAACTCATGAAGGTCGATCGGCGGAAGCTCATCCTCGGGACTCTCACGGCCGCGTCGGCGCCGGTGCTCGTCCGGGCGGCGTCCTCGGTCGCGCCCGCGAGCGGTCTGGGCGACGTCGACATGCTGAACGTGGCGCTCGGCCTCGAGCACGAGGCGATCTACGCCTACTCGCTCGCCGGG encodes:
- a CDS encoding SpoIID/LytB domain-containing protein; the encoded protein is GTVLLAAAACASRRTSAPAPGQGGATAAARPSPPSAIALPPIAPPVLRIGLSSDVAEFALPAPGAPWIVSGGGETVLIAGPVSFRALGGGSVVRIQTGAFSEEATARAAAADVARRTGLEASVAFSAEKGLYRVRAGTWPDAAAAQDGLAKLHAAGIDGMPVSEPSGAAAILVRDGAGRERSIGGASVDVAPGTPELWVVVGGKPYRGRVRLVVNPRGALNVVNVVNVEDYLRGVVPAEMGPKRFDEIEALKAQAVAARTYAIDNADGFAAEGYDLCATPKCQVYGGIEAEDPLTDLAVEQTRGRIATFRGKPIHALFTSTCGGATEDARLIFPGMAAPYLAGVICGEQEKSMFDGARVPKASRGRVLTALEWRGWVLERLAAARRGRGRAGIWEEAFRLAGFKPRGGPPASLSPGAVYPAVLAGFGLADDRDVHLTKVDVDYAAGPPDPAAMLAADARAAYETISRLRIGDGAGLPAPSRTMSEAEFGGLLFSVALRLGGVVETTGRLARRDGGAFVVKTPSGRVAVPAETTIELARGVDGKYYPASEIALTSGDAVGFWKRGTEVLAFWAVESPGGGTFEKESSWTEWVRRVPARVLAQRLGSRLGGTEVRSVDVRRRGRSGRVVEAAIATEKGSVTLSGFDIRQALELPELIFTVEKAAAADGSPEFLFVGRGWGHGVGLCQNGAYGMALAGSTFEEILKHYYSGIDVTAYPPAPPSGPAAPPSSPPSVPPAAPSPVPPAAPPPAG
- a CDS encoding periplasmic heavy metal sensor; amino-acid sequence: MVRRSILGGAAAAAILFGGLWAGRLAAGPLGRARNFSADRIFARVADRLDLSDSQRDQIKGVLKGHKDAILTNIRSVRAARLALRRAIEAETIDEGAIRRKAADLGRAEGEAAVLRAQIKAEILPVLNDDQKEKLAAFRSHAEGTGDRVAASVQEFLSK
- a CDS encoding sigma-70 family RNA polymerase sigma factor is translated as MKISQAPCSDSDLARRARDGEVWAFEQLVRRHAAMAIGAAARITRDAGLAEDAAQEAFWKAYRALPSYREEQNFGGWLRRIAVRCALDILRRRRPEGPLTGFERAPGAEERAIETRSRLAHALARIAPLDREILLSVKAEGKSIADVASQLGISAVSARVRLHRTRMKLKKILREES